The proteins below come from a single Flavobacterium lindanitolerans genomic window:
- a CDS encoding PorP/SprF family type IX secretion system membrane protein, with amino-acid sequence MKKIYHFLLIFLTIHTVHSQELSIPTFTQYLADNPFVISPSYAGIGDNVKIRMNGLTQWVGIKDAPDMQSLAADMRISDNSGIGLFLYNDKNGNTRQYGGKFSFAHHLILDKYYDQFLSFGISYNLNQFRLEIENFNVPDMGVKDDRALINHNFDVSVLYRIQDFYFSFNASNILNKNLDKFNINEPGKLRNYQFYTGYIFRENRNSAFEVEPSAYVQYFESDGRSSTDLNVKLRWKDNNDDYYWAGLSYRFLNDQMMEPINIGPMAGLKKSNFYFAYSYQLTTNELMAYNSGTHMITLGLDIFQGVSNCPCTF; translated from the coding sequence ATGAAAAAAATATACCACTTTCTGTTGATTTTCTTGACAATACATACAGTACATTCTCAAGAACTGTCGATACCAACCTTCACCCAATACCTGGCAGATAACCCATTTGTTATTTCGCCATCTTATGCAGGGATAGGTGACAATGTGAAAATCCGAATGAATGGCCTCACACAATGGGTCGGAATCAAAGATGCCCCGGATATGCAATCGTTAGCCGCTGATATGAGGATTTCAGACAACTCCGGAATCGGGCTGTTTCTTTACAATGACAAAAACGGAAATACACGGCAGTATGGAGGCAAGTTTTCTTTTGCCCATCACCTTATCCTGGATAAATATTACGACCAGTTCCTGTCTTTCGGGATTTCATACAACCTGAACCAGTTCCGGCTTGAAATCGAAAATTTCAATGTCCCGGATATGGGTGTAAAAGACGACCGGGCTCTCATCAACCATAACTTTGACGTATCCGTATTGTATCGTATTCAGGATTTTTATTTCAGCTTCAACGCCAGCAATATTCTAAATAAAAACCTGGACAAGTTCAACATCAACGAACCTGGAAAACTCCGAAATTATCAGTTTTATACCGGTTATATTTTTAGAGAAAACCGAAATAGTGCTTTCGAAGTAGAGCCGTCTGCTTATGTACAATATTTTGAAAGTGACGGACGTTCCTCAACAGACCTGAATGTAAAGTTACGCTGGAAAGATAATAATGACGACTATTATTGGGCAGGATTAAGCTACCGCTTCCTGAACGACCAGATGATGGAACCCATAAACATTGGACCAATGGCCGGACTAAAAAAATCTAACTTTTATTTTGCCTATTCCTACCAGCTCACTACCAACGAGCTGATGGCATATAACAGCGGAACGCATATGATTACGCTTGGTCTTGATATTTTCCAGGGAGTCAGCAATTGTCCTTGTACTTTTTAA
- a CDS encoding very short patch repair endonuclease, with amino-acid sequence MDIFTKEKRSKIMRAIKSKDTKEERLLAKALWRRGHRYRKHDRTVFGTPDLSFKKYRIAIFVDGEFFHGKDWESIQQRLDTNKEFWLSKIERNRNRDKIVNEYLTSKGWLVLRFWSKDVKRKLYTTVRTIEKEIENVHKKIYFQDTPHQ; translated from the coding sequence ATGGATATATTCACAAAAGAGAAGCGAAGCAAAATCATGCGCGCTATCAAAAGCAAGGATACCAAAGAAGAACGACTTTTGGCAAAAGCGCTATGGCGTCGCGGACACCGATACAGAAAACATGACCGCACTGTTTTTGGAACCCCTGACCTTTCTTTTAAAAAATATAGAATTGCCATTTTTGTAGACGGCGAATTTTTCCATGGCAAAGATTGGGAAAGTATACAGCAACGACTCGACACCAATAAAGAATTCTGGCTTTCCAAAATTGAAAGAAACAGGAATCGTGACAAAATCGTCAATGAATATCTCACTTCAAAAGGATGGCTGGTACTTCGATTCTGGAGTAAAGACGTAAAACGAAAACTATACACCACCGTGAGGACTATCGAAAAAGAAATCGAAAACGTCCATAAAAAAATATATTTTCAGGACACTCCACACCAATAA
- a CDS encoding nuclear transport factor 2 family protein: MKKTVLLLFLMATVTVYGQKKKADAVEKEKITKLLDEWHAAAARADFNEYFGKLTENSIFIGTDATENWNKKQFEAFSKPYFDKGKAWNFKALERNIFLSDDGKLAWFDELLDTQMKICRGSGVLEKINGKWMIRHYVLSTTVPNDVIDEVIKVKTPIEDKLIETLKKK, encoded by the coding sequence ATGAAAAAAACAGTACTTCTCCTCTTCCTGATGGCAACCGTAACCGTATACGGACAAAAGAAAAAAGCAGATGCCGTAGAGAAAGAAAAAATCACAAAACTTTTAGATGAATGGCATGCCGCTGCTGCCCGGGCCGATTTTAATGAGTATTTCGGAAAACTCACCGAAAACTCTATTTTTATAGGAACCGATGCAACCGAAAACTGGAACAAAAAACAATTTGAAGCTTTCTCCAAACCCTATTTTGACAAAGGAAAAGCATGGAATTTCAAAGCCCTGGAAAGGAATATCTTTTTGAGTGATGATGGAAAACTGGCCTGGTTTGACGAACTTCTCGATACCCAAATGAAAATATGCAGAGGTTCCGGCGTTTTGGAAAAAATAAACGGCAAATGGATGATTCGGCACTATGTCTTGTCTACAACTGTGCCCAACGATGTCATAGATGAAGTCATCAAGGTTAAAACACCAATTGAAGACAAACTGATTGAAACGCTAAAAAAGAAATAA
- a CDS encoding L-threonine 3-dehydrogenase, translating into MHAKILIIGACGQIGTELTKKLRSQYGKDAVIASDVRKGSPEFVNSGPFEVVNALDFNQVETVIEKYQIEDVYLMAALLSATAEKNPAFAWDLNMNSLFHVLNLAKAGKIKKIFWPSSIAVFGPTTPKDNTPQYTVMEPSTVYGISKQSGERWCEYYHNIFGVDVRSIRYPGLISWSTPPGGGTTDYAVDIYYKALSDGKYECFLSENTELPMMYMDDAIRATMSIMDAPKENIKIRSSYNLAGISFTPKEIAAEIKKHIPDFSISYVPDFRQKIADSWPSSIDDSYARKDWGWKHEFDLESMTKDMLEHLSENV; encoded by the coding sequence ATGCATGCAAAAATCTTAATTATTGGGGCTTGTGGCCAAATTGGAACTGAATTGACAAAAAAGCTTCGAAGCCAGTATGGCAAGGACGCTGTAATCGCATCGGATGTGCGAAAAGGGAGTCCGGAGTTTGTAAATTCCGGTCCGTTTGAAGTGGTCAATGCTTTGGACTTTAACCAGGTTGAAACCGTAATTGAGAAATACCAGATTGAAGATGTTTATCTGATGGCTGCATTACTTTCTGCCACCGCAGAAAAAAATCCCGCTTTTGCCTGGGACCTTAATATGAATTCTCTTTTTCACGTTTTGAATTTGGCGAAAGCCGGAAAAATTAAAAAGATATTCTGGCCGTCGAGTATTGCCGTTTTTGGACCTACAACTCCAAAAGACAATACGCCTCAATATACGGTCATGGAACCTTCTACCGTTTATGGCATCAGTAAGCAGTCTGGTGAAAGATGGTGCGAATATTATCATAACATTTTTGGAGTAGATGTTCGAAGCATCCGTTATCCGGGATTAATCAGCTGGTCAACACCTCCGGGTGGTGGTACCACAGATTATGCCGTTGATATTTATTACAAGGCGTTAAGTGATGGAAAATACGAATGTTTTTTATCTGAAAATACAGAATTGCCAATGATGTATATGGACGATGCGATTCGTGCTACCATGAGTATCATGGATGCGCCGAAAGAAAATATTAAGATTCGTTCTTCCTATAATCTGGCAGGAATCAGTTTTACACCTAAAGAAATTGCGGCCGAAATTAAAAAGCATATTCCTGATTTTTCGATTTCATACGTGCCGGATTTCAGACAAAAAATTGCCGACAGCTGGCCTTCGAGTATTGATGATTCTTATGCAAGAAAGGATTGGGGCTGGAAACATGAATTTGATTTGGAAAGCATGACAAAAGATATGTTGGAACATTTATCAGAAAATGTTTAA
- the mfd gene encoding transcription-repair coupling factor, whose translation MSESLAVRENKIQLKGLIGSSLSFVVASLFEKSELPYLLILQDKEEAAYYLNDLEQLVGEEDVLFYPGSYRRPYQIEETDNASVLLRAEVLNRINSRKKPAVIVTYPEALFEKVVTRKELDKNTLKVAVGDQISIDFINEVLFEYEFKRVDFITEPGEFSVRGGILDVFSFSNENPFRIEFFGNEVDSIRTFDVETQLSIEKQKKITIIPNVENKFFQENRESFLNYINEKTVLFIQNTELLFSKLDQLYGKAKEIFGSMQSTVNHIAPEELFLNQEAFIKKALDFTIAEISPRAIFKTQKTFEFHILPQPSFNKQFDLLLNNLNDNHFNGYKNFIFCSNEQQTKRFHDIFESLDEANSENIRKQYHTIVFPLYQGFIDEENQIACYTDHQIFERYHKFSIKNGYSKKQTITLKELNTLSVGDYVTHIDHGIGKFGGLQKIQVEGKTQEAIKLVYADNDIVYVSIHSLHKISKFNGKDGTPPKIYKLGSNAWKVLKQKTKARVKHIAFNLIQLYAKRRLEKGFQFAPDSYLQAELESSFIYEDTPDQVKATQEVKADMENERPMDRLVCGDVGFGKTEVAIRAAFKAVDNGKQVAVLVPTTILAFQHYKTFSERLKDMPVSVGYLNRFRTAKQKTETLKQLAEGKLDIIIGTHQLVNKNVVFKDLGLLIVDEEQKFGVNVKDKLKTIGTNIDTLTLTATPIPRTLQFSLMAARDLSVITTPPPNRYPIETQVVRFGEELIRDAISYEIQRNGQVFFINNRIENIKEIAGMIQRLVPGARVGVGHGQMDGKKLEELMLAFMNGEFDVLVATTIIESGLDVPNANTIFINNANNFGLSDLHQMRGRVGRSNKKAFCYFITPPYSSMTDDARKRIQALEQFSELGSGFNIAMKDLEIRGAGDLLGGEQSGFINEIGFETYQKIMNEAIEELKENEFKDLYEEDKGTEKEYVKEIQIDSDFELLFPDEYINNVSERLNLYNELSNVKNEEELLAYERKLIDRFGTLPKQAVALLNSIRIKWIATRLGIEKLVLKQGKMVAYFVSDQQSEYYTSNQFHKVLQFVQRNGNLCKMKEKETKNGLRLLLTFENVKSVRKALELMEMI comes from the coding sequence ATTTCTGAAAGTCTTGCCGTCAGGGAAAACAAAATTCAGCTTAAGGGCCTTATTGGGTCCTCGCTTTCTTTTGTTGTGGCCTCATTGTTCGAAAAAAGTGAACTTCCTTACCTTCTTATACTTCAGGACAAAGAAGAAGCCGCCTATTACCTTAATGACCTGGAACAGCTCGTTGGTGAAGAAGATGTACTTTTTTATCCGGGTTCCTATCGTCGTCCTTATCAGATTGAAGAAACAGATAACGCCAGCGTACTTCTTCGTGCTGAAGTGCTGAACAGGATTAACTCCAGAAAAAAACCGGCTGTTATCGTGACCTATCCAGAAGCCCTTTTTGAAAAGGTCGTGACACGAAAAGAATTAGACAAAAACACCCTCAAAGTTGCCGTTGGCGACCAGATTTCTATAGACTTTATAAACGAAGTACTCTTTGAATATGAATTTAAGCGCGTCGACTTTATAACAGAACCGGGTGAATTCTCTGTCCGTGGAGGTATTCTCGACGTATTTTCATTTTCGAATGAAAACCCTTTTCGTATCGAATTTTTTGGCAATGAAGTGGACAGCATAAGAACCTTTGATGTTGAAACCCAATTATCTATTGAAAAGCAGAAAAAAATCACGATTATCCCCAATGTGGAAAATAAATTTTTTCAGGAAAATCGCGAGAGCTTTTTAAATTACATCAACGAAAAGACCGTTCTTTTTATTCAAAACACAGAACTTCTTTTTTCAAAACTGGACCAGCTCTATGGGAAAGCAAAGGAAATCTTTGGCTCAATGCAGTCAACAGTAAACCACATCGCTCCCGAAGAATTATTCCTCAATCAGGAAGCATTTATCAAAAAAGCATTGGATTTTACCATTGCAGAAATAAGTCCGCGGGCTATTTTTAAAACCCAGAAAACTTTCGAATTTCACATACTTCCGCAGCCGTCTTTCAACAAACAGTTTGATTTATTGCTGAATAACCTCAACGACAACCACTTCAACGGCTATAAAAACTTTATTTTCTGTTCCAATGAGCAGCAAACAAAACGCTTCCATGATATTTTCGAATCATTAGACGAAGCCAATAGTGAAAATATAAGGAAACAATACCACACCATCGTTTTTCCATTATACCAGGGATTCATCGATGAAGAAAATCAGATTGCCTGCTATACAGACCACCAGATTTTTGAACGTTATCATAAATTCAGTATCAAAAACGGCTATTCCAAAAAGCAAACAATTACTCTCAAGGAACTGAATACACTTTCTGTAGGCGATTATGTAACACACATTGACCATGGAATTGGAAAATTTGGAGGTTTGCAGAAAATCCAGGTCGAGGGAAAAACGCAGGAAGCCATCAAACTGGTCTATGCAGATAACGACATCGTATATGTAAGTATCCACTCCTTACACAAGATTTCAAAATTTAACGGAAAGGACGGGACACCGCCAAAAATATACAAACTGGGTTCCAATGCATGGAAAGTTCTAAAGCAGAAAACCAAGGCCAGAGTCAAGCACATTGCATTCAATCTTATTCAGTTATATGCAAAGAGAAGACTCGAAAAAGGATTTCAATTTGCACCCGACAGCTATCTGCAGGCAGAATTGGAGTCGTCATTTATATATGAAGACACTCCGGACCAGGTTAAAGCCACCCAGGAAGTCAAGGCCGATATGGAAAACGAGCGCCCAATGGACCGACTGGTTTGCGGTGACGTAGGCTTTGGAAAAACCGAAGTTGCTATCCGTGCGGCATTCAAGGCTGTAGACAATGGAAAACAGGTTGCCGTTTTAGTTCCGACTACGATTCTGGCTTTCCAACATTACAAGACTTTTTCGGAACGTTTAAAAGACATGCCTGTTTCTGTAGGATACCTGAACCGTTTCCGTACAGCAAAACAGAAAACCGAAACCTTAAAACAATTGGCTGAGGGCAAACTGGATATTATCATAGGAACGCACCAGCTTGTCAATAAAAATGTCGTATTCAAAGATTTGGGACTGCTAATCGTAGACGAAGAACAAAAATTTGGCGTTAACGTAAAAGACAAACTCAAAACAATAGGCACCAATATCGATACACTCACGCTAACAGCAACACCAATTCCAAGAACCTTACAGTTTTCGTTAATGGCCGCCCGTGATTTATCAGTCATCACAACGCCACCGCCAAACCGTTATCCTATAGAAACTCAGGTAGTACGATTTGGAGAAGAACTAATCCGTGACGCTATTTCTTATGAAATACAAAGAAACGGACAGGTTTTCTTTATCAATAACCGTATTGAAAATATCAAAGAAATTGCCGGAATGATTCAGCGTCTGGTTCCGGGCGCAAGAGTTGGCGTAGGTCACGGACAGATGGACGGCAAAAAACTGGAAGAACTGATGCTTGCTTTTATGAACGGAGAATTCGACGTTTTGGTTGCCACGACCATTATTGAAAGCGGACTTGATGTTCCAAATGCCAATACGATATTCATTAACAATGCCAACAATTTCGGATTATCAGACCTGCACCAGATGCGTGGCCGCGTAGGACGAAGCAATAAAAAAGCATTCTGTTATTTTATCACACCGCCTTATTCTTCAATGACAGACGATGCCCGAAAGAGAATTCAGGCGCTGGAACAATTCAGCGAATTGGGAAGCGGATTCAACATTGCCATGAAAGATTTGGAAATCAGAGGAGCGGGAGATTTATTAGGCGGAGAACAAAGCGGTTTCATTAATGAGATTGGTTTTGAAACCTACCAAAAAATCATGAACGAGGCCATTGAAGAACTGAAAGAAAACGAGTTCAAGGATTTATATGAAGAGGACAAAGGCACTGAAAAAGAATATGTAAAAGAAATCCAGATTGATTCCGATTTCGAACTCTTATTCCCTGACGAATACATCAATAACGTTTCCGAAAGGCTCAACCTGTACAACGAACTAAGCAATGTAAAGAATGAGGAAGAACTTTTAGCTTATGAAAGAAAATTAATCGACAGATTCGGAACTTTGCCAAAACAGGCCGTTGCCTTGCTGAACAGCATCCGAATCAAATGGATTGCCACCCGTTTAGGAATAGAAAAACTGGTTCTGAAACAGGGCAAAATGGTAGCTTATTTTGTTTCAGACCAGCAGTCGGAATATTACACATCCAACCAGTTCCATAAAGTACTGCAGTTTGTACAGCGCAATGGAAACCTCTGCAAGATGAAAGAAAAAGAAACCAAAAACGGTCTGCGCCTTCTGCTGACTTTTGAGAATGTCAAGTCAGTCCGGAAAGCTCTGGAGTTAATGGAAATGATTTAA
- a CDS encoding aspartate kinase → MKTISSVVEHYIKTKPFLLSALSQGIINLTSLSRNMLPDLKQELGKEVKQGAVVMALKRLSEDLDFRLNHKILKVLKGIGEITVRSSLTDFTFAVSDKILDKQASLISEINTYSDIFYTSSRGVSETNIVVSESVSHLVDKHFVGEKMLHKWENLASITVKLPKDNVSTPGVYYFIFQRLAWEGIIVNEVISTSYEFTILVSEDEVDVAFKVIKDLKSL, encoded by the coding sequence ATGAAAACAATATCGTCTGTTGTAGAGCACTACATCAAGACAAAGCCTTTCCTCTTGAGCGCTTTGTCTCAAGGAATCATAAATCTGACATCATTGTCCAGAAATATGCTTCCTGATTTAAAACAAGAATTAGGAAAAGAGGTAAAACAAGGAGCCGTTGTTATGGCTCTGAAACGTCTTTCAGAAGATTTGGATTTTAGATTAAACCATAAAATCTTAAAAGTTTTGAAAGGCATCGGCGAAATAACGGTACGTTCATCACTTACTGATTTTACTTTTGCTGTTTCTGATAAGATTTTGGACAAACAGGCCAGCCTGATTTCTGAAATCAACACTTATTCGGATATTTTTTACACGTCTTCAAGAGGTGTAAGCGAAACCAATATTGTGGTCAGTGAAAGTGTAAGCCATTTGGTTGACAAACATTTTGTTGGCGAAAAAATGCTTCACAAATGGGAAAATCTGGCATCTATTACTGTCAAACTTCCTAAAGATAACGTTTCAACACCGGGCGTTTATTATTTCATTTTCCAGCGTCTTGCCTGGGAAGGAATCATTGTTAATGAAGTAATTTCAACATCTTATGAATTTACGATTCTTGTGAGCGAAGATGAAGTAGATGTTGCCTTCAAAGTTATCAAGGACCTGAAAAGTCTATAA
- a CDS encoding YraN family protein gives MAVHNELGKQGEALAVEYLRKEGYEILETNWVFQKAEVDIIALKGDVLAIVEVKTRSSLEYGLPQEFVKPKKIQLLVKAVNEYVIVKNLDVNVRFDIISIHKNAENVTIKHLIDAFLHF, from the coding sequence ATGGCGGTCCATAATGAACTTGGGAAACAGGGAGAAGCGCTTGCTGTAGAATATCTGCGGAAAGAAGGTTATGAAATTTTAGAAACCAATTGGGTTTTCCAAAAAGCAGAAGTCGATATTATAGCCTTAAAAGGGGATGTGCTTGCCATTGTTGAAGTCAAGACTCGGTCCAGTTTAGAATACGGTTTGCCACAGGAATTTGTAAAGCCTAAAAAAATACAGCTTTTAGTAAAAGCGGTTAATGAGTACGTTATTGTTAAAAATTTAGATGTCAACGTTCGCTTTGATATCATTTCAATTCATAAAAATGCGGAAAATGTCACAATTAAACATCTGATTGATGCTTTTTTACATTTTTAA
- a CDS encoding S66 peptidase family protein has protein sequence MPEYLKKGDTVGILATARKIDLATIEPGIKLLESWGLKVVIGKTIGKEQNQLAGADWQRATDFQEMLDNPTIKAIWAAKGGYGTVRIVDRINFTEFKKKPKWIIGFSDITVLHSHINNMDIGTLHAIMAISAKTATPEAIESFRKALFGEKLEYHIPAHPFNKKGKAQGELVGGNLSVLYSIQGSKSAVDMKGKILFLEDLDEYLYHIDRMMMNLKRNGSLDGLKGIIIGGMTSMNDNDIPWGKDALEIIEDVVKDLKIPIAYNFPAGHIKDNRALILGKTVTLDVNDKETVLKFE, from the coding sequence TGAACCGGGTATTAAATTGCTGGAAAGCTGGGGACTCAAAGTGGTAATAGGAAAGACGATTGGCAAGGAACAGAATCAATTGGCGGGAGCAGACTGGCAGCGTGCAACCGATTTTCAGGAAATGCTGGATAATCCAACAATCAAAGCCATCTGGGCAGCAAAAGGGGGCTACGGAACCGTGAGAATTGTCGACAGGATTAATTTTACGGAATTCAAGAAAAAACCAAAATGGATTATAGGATTCAGCGATATCACGGTACTGCATAGCCATATCAACAATATGGATATTGGTACGCTGCATGCGATTATGGCCATAAGTGCCAAAACGGCGACTCCTGAAGCCATAGAATCTTTTCGAAAAGCATTGTTTGGTGAAAAGTTGGAATATCATATTCCGGCCCATCCGTTTAATAAAAAAGGAAAAGCGCAGGGCGAACTGGTAGGAGGAAATCTTTCAGTTTTATATAGTATTCAGGGTTCTAAATCTGCGGTTGATATGAAAGGCAAAATCCTTTTTCTGGAAGATTTGGATGAATACCTTTACCATATTGACAGGATGATGATGAACCTGAAAAGAAATGGTTCGCTTGACGGGCTAAAGGGTATCATCATTGGTGGAATGACTTCAATGAATGATAATGATATTCCCTGGGGAAAAGACGCCCTTGAAATTATAGAAGATGTTGTAAAAGACCTTAAAATACCTATTGCTTATAATTTTCCGGCAGGCCATATCAAAGATAATCGTGCTTTGATTTTAGGAAAAACCGTAACATTAGACGTTAATGATAAGGAAACGGTTTTGAAATTTGAATAG